The Hydra vulgaris chromosome 11, alternate assembly HydraT2T_AEP genome contains a region encoding:
- the LOC101237851 gene encoding alpha-(1,6)-fucosyltransferase isoform X2, giving the protein MQVAYGLGRTFFIHQDEYSHFNGIFEWVQPESLKCGYLKKKVLLNKSLACNAQDISCYLNNGYDINNTHRIIEFNTVSKKFPYPRHIPGTLPEELKKNLLYLGIKSPWLWFTSQFLAYLLLRPNAEFNKTFSTLKQEINYSLPIIGFHIRHGDKLTSGEAEYINETVFVNNAEDYFNKHNVSSKRVYIATDDVPAIKVVNKLAPGFIITGLPHKYLSIGLGNYFVKHFPKEILESTLLDLYFLTNANCLVCDVTSNLCRLVYELKQGLPPYKQDDILKPVGEEKEVYYRWYDFVYPSSLWFVLSNKSSINLGNIWRKFQIFLTTGKTFLEYKKGLYTKVETIQNNFSDVWYMKKINNVVKDGIEYVFTKEGLEYIHKNDLMEWPGKPSYHFFP; this is encoded by the coding sequence ATGCAAGTAGCCTATGGGTTAGGAAGAACATTTTTCATCCATCAAGATGAATACAGCCACTTTAATGGTATTTTTGAATGGGTGCAGCCCGAATCATTGAAGTGTGgctatctgaaaaaaaaagttcttctaaaTAAGTCACTTGCTTGCAATGCGCAAGATATTTCTTGCTACTTAAATAATGGTTATGATATCAATAATACCCATCGCATTATTGAGTTTAACACAGTTTCTAAAAAGTTTCCTTATCCAAGACACATACCTGGCACATTACCAGaggaactgaaaaaaaatttgttatatctTGGCATTAAATCCCCTTGGCTATGGTTTACTTCGCAGTTTCTTGCTTATCTCCTTTTAAGACCAAATGCTGAGTTTAACAAAACcttttctactttaaaacaagaaattaaCTATAGTTTGCCTATTATTGGTTTTCACATTCGACACGGTGATAAGTTAACTAGCGGTGAAGCAGAGTACATCAACGAAACAGTTTTCGTAAACAACGCAGAAGattattttaacaaacataATGTGTCTAGTAAACGCGTTTATATTGCTACAGATGATGTTCCCGCAATAAAAGTTGTCAATAAACTTGCGCCAGGGTTTATCATAACAGGTTTACCACACAAATACTTATCTATTGGCCTAggaaattattttgtaaagcaTTTTCCAAAAGAAATTCTAGAAAGTACATTGTTAGATTTGTACTTCCTTACGAATGCTAATTGTCTTGTGTGTGACGTAACATCAAATCTTTGCCGATTAGTTTACGAACTAAAACAAGGATTGCCTCCTTACAAACAAGACGATATATTAAAGCCAGTTGGCGAAGAAAAAGAAGTTTACTATAGATGGTATGATTTTGTTTATCCATCTTCATTATGGTTTGTTTTAAGCAATAAATCGTCAATAAATTTGGGAAATATCTGGAGAaagtttcagatttttttaacaacaggaaaaacttttttagagtaCAAGAAAGGTTTATATACTAAAGTAGaaactattcaaaataatttttcagatGTATGGTATATGAAAAAGATAAACAACGTTGTAAAGGATGGCATTGAATACGTTTTTACAAAAGAGGGATTAGAATACATTCATAAAAATGATCTCATGGAATGGCCAGGCAAACCTAGTTACCATTTCTTTCCCTGa